A single genomic interval of uncultured Sphaerochaeta sp. harbors:
- a CDS encoding electron transfer flavoprotein subunit alpha/FixB family protein — translation MKRTLILQDTEDPKRSDALLEVNRRIYGEKNSESWLLAFSSDQESLPEGFDTIILVKDEKIVKEDARHICAIIFDLHEHHSFDSILIPGTWLGRMVAPRVARRMGVGLVAEINDVQRHGEDLEFVRTAYSGNVLAGIVMKSERPIILSIKPGIFSWELKSQVKTVVQHYEGEIASPSSLIPLERRQRPLSYDIRDSDVLISGGGGAKRAYPMLETLAKKLGGEVSASRKLVDQGIANRSIQVGQSGKIVSPRLYIAIGIDGAIQHVEGLQNVETILSVNTNPDAPICSISDVVVVGDAKTFIEKLLQKIALHNEQTTFDQSTTDRGESE, via the coding sequence ATGAAACGAACCTTGATCCTGCAGGATACGGAAGACCCAAAGAGGAGCGATGCACTTCTTGAGGTAAACCGACGCATCTATGGTGAGAAGAACAGCGAGTCTTGGCTCCTTGCATTCTCATCCGACCAAGAATCGCTGCCTGAGGGTTTTGATACCATCATCCTTGTCAAAGATGAGAAAATCGTCAAGGAAGATGCACGGCATATCTGTGCCATCATCTTCGACCTTCACGAGCACCATTCCTTTGACTCCATTCTCATTCCAGGTACATGGCTAGGAAGAATGGTTGCTCCCCGAGTTGCAAGACGGATGGGGGTTGGCCTTGTTGCTGAGATAAACGATGTCCAAAGACACGGAGAGGACTTGGAATTTGTGCGTACAGCTTATTCAGGAAATGTGCTGGCAGGTATCGTAATGAAGAGTGAGAGGCCAATTATCCTGAGCATCAAGCCAGGCATATTCTCCTGGGAGCTGAAGTCACAGGTGAAAACTGTAGTACAGCACTATGAAGGCGAGATTGCATCGCCCTCCTCACTAATCCCGCTGGAGAGGAGGCAGAGACCCCTTTCCTATGATATCCGAGATAGTGATGTTCTCATCTCAGGTGGTGGTGGTGCCAAGAGGGCATACCCGATGCTGGAAACTCTGGCGAAAAAATTGGGTGGTGAAGTATCTGCAAGCCGAAAACTCGTCGACCAAGGGATTGCCAACCGTAGCATTCAGGTAGGACAATCAGGAAAGATTGTCAGTCCTCGTCTGTATATCGCCATTGGAATCGATGGGGCTATCCAGCATGTGGAAGGATTGCAGAATGTGGAGACGATACTCTCGGTGAATACGAATCCTGACGCACCCATTTGCAGCATATCAGATGTGGTGGTTGTCGGGGATGCAAAGACGTTTATAGAAAAACTATTACAGAAGATTGCTTTACATAACGAGCAAACAACGTTCGATCAGAGTACAACAGACAGAGGAGAGAGCGAATGA